The Thalassotalea sp. LPB0316 nucleotide sequence AATGACACGAAACAAGGCCTTCACGCCCATAACTGAGCGGCAATTGCAATCAAGATCAAAAAGTTGCCGCTTAGTCTTCCCTACAAAATAATTTGTGATAGGATGATACCTAATAAAATTAATTAGGTTGAAGCCTATTCAGTGTTTTATGGCCATCTGTCCAGCTTCAACCGGTAGAGATTGATTAGTCATTGCGGATAAAGAGCAGCATTGAGTGACGCTTTTCAATGTGATTACGCGATGTCGGTCCGTATTTTATAAACAGAGTTTTAAGAATCTGGTTGAATTGGATAAACAAGACGCATGACAAATGATGGTCTGAAACAAACGGTAGTGGCGAAGTCAGATAGGCTTTCGCAGATAGCGCAGTTGCCACAAGCAACCAGGGATCGCATTGCCCACATCGATTTCACCTTATTGTTTAAGGGCGAAGCGGTGCGGGCGGATTTAGTCGATCGCTTCAGTATAGCCGCCGCACAAGCAACGAAAGACTTCACCATGTACAGAGAGCTTGCGCCAGGCAACATTGAGTATGACCAAAAGCTCAAGTTGCACAAGCGCGGTGAAGCATTTGAGCCCTTGTTCGACTACGACGTTGTGAGAACGCTGGCAACCATTAGCCAAGGGTACGGCGATGGCTTTACTGGAAAGGTAAAACCACCTCTTGCGTGTGAAGCGCCTTATCACCTTAACAAGCCGAGCTTATCGATAGTAGCGAAAGTCACCGAGGCCATACACAAAGGCAAAGCCTTGCGTATCACCTATGTATCGTTATCGAGCGGTGAAACCACGCGTGAAATTGTGCCGCATACGCTGGTAGACAATGGCCTGCGTTGGCACGTTCGTGGTTATGACCGCAAGCATAATGAGTTCCGTGACTTTGTGCTTACCCGAATTAAAGCAGCGGTTGTGCTTGAGGATTCGAGGTTGTCTGAAACCGAGCTCGAAACCCAAGACCGGCAATGGAACCGATTTGTAGAGCTGGAGTTAGTGCCACACCCACGCATAGAGCACAGCGAAGCGATAGAGCTGGACTATGGCATGACGGAGGGCGTGATGAAGGTTGAAATCAGAGCAGCAACTGCGGGGTACATGCTTCGGCTTTGGAATGTCGATTGCTCCAAAGAGGCTCAGTTAAAAACACCCGAATTCCATTTATGGCTAAAAAATTATCAAACTTTATACGGTGTCGGTAACCTTGCGATTGCGCCTGGTTTCGATATGGTCACAGAATAGGAAATAACATGAACAAGCAACAATTAGCCGCAAAAATCTGGGAATCAGCAAACCAGATGCGCTCAAAAATCGAAGCTAACGAATACAAAGACTACATCTTAGGTTTCATTTTTTACAAGTACCTGAGCGACCAATTAGTTCAGTTTGTCACCAAAGAGGGCATGACACCTGAAGACATTAATGCCCTAAACGAAGAAGACGCGGACACGGTCAAGTACATTCAAGACAATCTAGGCTATTTCATCGCTTATGATAACTTATTTTCAACATGGATTGCTCCAGAGTCCGACTTCGACGAGTCTAACGTGCGCGATGCGCTATCCGCCTTTAGCCGTTTGATTTCTCCTACCTACAAAAAATTGTTTGAAGGTATTTTCACCACACTCGAAACGGGTCTTAGCAAACTGGGTGAAAGCGCGGGTAAACGTACTAAAGC carries:
- a CDS encoding WYL domain-containing protein; its protein translation is MTNDGLKQTVVAKSDRLSQIAQLPQATRDRIAHIDFTLLFKGEAVRADLVDRFSIAAAQATKDFTMYRELAPGNIEYDQKLKLHKRGEAFEPLFDYDVVRTLATISQGYGDGFTGKVKPPLACEAPYHLNKPSLSIVAKVTEAIHKGKALRITYVSLSSGETTREIVPHTLVDNGLRWHVRGYDRKHNEFRDFVLTRIKAAVVLEDSRLSETELETQDRQWNRFVELELVPHPRIEHSEAIELDYGMTEGVMKVEIRAATAGYMLRLWNVDCSKEAQLKTPEFHLWLKNYQTLYGVGNLAIAPGFDMVTE